In the genome of uncultured Sphaerochaeta sp., the window GGTCCCGGCACCCCGTGATTGCTGGGTGGATAGCCGAGGGAGATGGCAATGATGAAGATCGCAAAGAGGGTAAATGTACCGCTCACAATGAAATTAGCTTTTCTCATAGGGGTGATTCCTTTCTGAAGGAGACAGACCACAGCACCCGAAGGTGCTGTGGTGCATGAATCTGTGCTTACTGCTGCTTAAGACCGAGTTCCTCGATCAGAGCTTTGAACATGTCGTTGTCCTTGGCCAGTTTTGCTCCATAGGAGGTGCTGTCCATGGCGTCGATGATGTTGTTGCTGCTGTTCATGAACTTCACGAATGCATCGCTCTTGGAAGCTTCGGTGAAGATCTTCTCGATCTTGTCGGCGATCGGCTGGGGGGTAGCCTTGGGAACGCCCAAGCCTCTCCAGGTACCGATGGCTACATCATAGCCGAGTTCCTTGGCGGTGGGGATGTTCGGGGTTGCTGCAATGCGCTCGGGAGCAAGCACTGCAAGAACCTTCAGGTTCCCTGCATCGACCTGGCTTGCAACCTCAGCATAGCTGACGGTGACCGCATCAATGTGGCCGCCGAGCAGGCTGGTGATTGCAGGAGCTGCACCGTCAAACGGAATGTGGTTGAAGGTGACCTGAGCGGTCTTTGCGAGACCAGCTGCTGCAAGGTGCCAGATGGCTCCTACACCGGAGTTGCCGACGCGCATGGTCTTGGTCTTTGCTGCGGCGAGGAACTCATTGAGGGTGTTGTAGGGGGAGTCTTTCTGGACAGTGATTGCACTGTAGGCACTGTTGACCATCATGATCGGCTTGAACTGGTCATAGTACAGGCCCGCACCGGTTCCGGTGTGGGGAAGGGTGACCAATTCCACGGTGATCATGCTGATGACAGAGCCATCGGCCTTTGCGTTTGCACCATAGGACATGCCCACAGCACCGCCACCGCCGGTTCTGTTCTCAACAGCAATATTCTTCGGGAAGTTTGCCTTTGCGGCATCAACCAGAGCACGGGCTACCAGATCGGTACCACCGCCTGCAGAATACGGAACAATCACTGATACCGGTCCACTGGGATAGGAATCAGCAGATACCTCAGTGCCACCCTGGGCGAACACCGATCCGAGAACCAGAGACAGAAGCATTACCAATACTAGGAGTTTCTTCATTTTCTCACCTCTTTCCTTTGTGTTATCTATTCGCACTCGTGCGAATTTACCGTAGAGCAGCCTGTTCAAGAAAAAGTGTAGCACGGTGCGTGATGGTTTCCCATGCATTTTCTTTTGCAAGAGCAGGATTCGCCAGATAGGAGCCAACTCCTACCGCGAACGCCCCAGCTTTGATGAAGGCTGCGGTATTATCCACCGAAACCCCACCGACTGGGAGCAGTTTCATCCCCTTGAACGGCCCGAGCAGGTCCTTGATGTATTGGGGACCTACCGAACCGGCAGGAAATATCTTGATGAGCGGTGCACCTGCCTTATGGGCAGTGTACATCTCCGTGGGAGTGAAGACTCCCGGTACCGGCAGTACGCCATGGTCGAGACAGTAGGTGATGACATGCACATCCAGACTGGGGGAGAGTACAAAGCGTGCGCCCCTGCGGATGCTTTCGCGTGCAGAGGCCACATCGAGTACTGTCCCTGCACCGACCACAAGCTCCTGGTTCTGGGAAGCTTCCTCGATCATGTCGAGAGCTCCCTCTGTGTTCATGGTGATCTCAAGGCACCGGATACCACCTTTTGCGAGTGCATCGATTACCAAAGGAGCATGTTCTTCCTCGATTCCCCTGATGATGGAGATGACTTTTGTCTCAGCAATGGCCTCTAGTGTCTGTTCAATCGAATTCATCGGTGTATCTCCTCTTTCTGGGCAAGCAGGCGGTCGAAGGTGGAACGGTCGGGAAGCCCTTCTGTGTCCCCATAGCTGCTTACGGCAAGACCACCCATCAGCGAGCCCATCGTGCCGCACTCTCGGATCGGTCTTCCTTCCAGGAACCCTGCAAGAAAGCCTGCGTTGAACGCGTCGCCTGCACCAATGGTATCGACAACCTTCACCGGGTAGGGATCGATCCGGTAGAAGCCGCTTGCATCTGCGACAGAAGAGCCTCTGTTTCCCTGTTTCACCCCAACAGCCCGAACCCCGGCGGCAAGCAACAGCTTGCTGATCTGTTGGGCATCGGAAGTACCGAGCAGCAGATCTCCCTCATCTTCACCAAGGAGGGCGATGTCTGAGGCAAGCAACAGCGGCTTGAGTGTCTTTTTGGCCTCGTCCTCACTCCAGAGCTTGCGCCTGATGTTCGGGTCAAAGCTGATCAGGATTCCTTCCTGCTTGGCGAACCTGAACAGTTCGGCAACGGTCTTTCTGCATGACTCGGAAAGAGCCGGAGTGATGCCTGAGAGGTGAAGCACCTTTGCCTGCTTCAGGTACTCAAGGTCGATATCTGCAAGCGTAAGGGTGCTTGCGGCCGACCCCTTGCGGTAGTAGAAGACAGAGGAGTCGAGATTTGCGGAAAACTGCTTGAACATGATGGCGGTGGGATGGTCGTCGCTCATTCCCACCTGCAAGGTATCCACTCCTTCAGCCCTGAGTTCACGGATGATGAACTGGCCGAACTCATCGTTGCCCACCTTGCTTACCCAGCTGCTCTCAATTCCCAGCTTGGCAAGGCCGACTGCGACATTGCTCTCAGCACCCACGACGACTTTGCTGAACTGCTGTACGTAGCGCAGCTTGGTATGGGCATTGGGGATGAAGGCGACAAGACTTTCGCCGATGGTAACAACACGCGATTTCATCGATTATACTCTCCACTATATATCCACTGGCTTTTGTTGCCGGCAATGATGCGCTGGATTTGTGAACGTGCATGATCCAGCAGGGTTTTGAACTGTTCTTCCCGTTCCTTTGTATACCTGAATTCGGGAACAGCAATGGACATGCCTGCAAGTACCTGTCCTTCCACCTCGATGGCAACCGCCACACACTGGATGCCGGTGGTGGATTCTCCTTTCTCATACGCAAAGCCTGTGGCTCGTATGCCTTCAAGTTGTGTATTGAGCTGTTCCACATTCCTGACGGTTTGGGGGGTAAGCGGCTTGAGATCCCCTTCGGGGTAGAGTTCACGTATCTGTTCAGGGAGGAATTGGCTCAGCAGAGCCTTCCCATATCCGGTGCTGTAGGCAGGAAGCTTGTTTCCCGGGTTGGATACCACCCTGAACTGAGAGTGCAGGTCTGCTTTTGCGAGGTACAGCACGTCCCGTTTGGAAAGAACCCCAAAATAGAGCGTCTCCCCGGTTTTTTGGTTGACCTGCTGCAGCACATCCTTGATCTGTTCCAGGACATCGTGGTTGTTCACATACTTGTTTCCGAGGACGAAGACACTTTCTCCCAGGTAATACCGTTCTTCCCGTTGCAGGTAGTGCAGGTATCTGCGTTCTGCAAGAGTGCAGAGCAACGGGTGAAGGCTGCTTTTGGGTATGGAGAGCGAACGAGAGAGGTCGGAGAGGGAGACCCCATCCTGTACGGATGCTATAGTCTCCAGGATATCCAGGATTCTGGCTGTCGTGCGATGCTCAGAAGAAGCCATTCTCTCTCCTTGTGTTCGTATATAGGAACGGTGTTCGCAGTTACGTATATAGTTTACACGATTGTGAGCATTTGTAAAGATGGATTTTGGTCAGAATATGAAAACAGGCAACCAAACTGGTTGCCTGCACGATCGGGACGAAAGGACACGAAACTGCTTTCCTTCCTTGTGTACCCATGCACTCCCATAAAGACTCAACCAGGTTCCTCCAAAGAAAAAACTGTCTGAACATCTTTCGATTCCATCCATGCTTATCTATGCAGCAGTCTCCTGCAATGCATGGTCACTTTTGTTGTCTGCTATCAATGATGGCATCAATAAACACGCTGTTTTCATAAACGGAAAAGACAGCCTTGTACCTTTTGGCAAAAACAACCTGTCTGTATTTTCCACCAGGTAATCCAAGATCCTCTTCCAGTTGGAATTGGAAGGGATTATCCTTCAACCTGACAAGAACAGAATAGAACTCCTGTCTCAATACTTTGGCCGCAGGGATCCTCACTTGTGCAAGGAACCTTGCGTGACTGACAAGCATTTCATCGGCTTTTCTTGAGACGATGACATCATACTTCATAGTTGGCTTCAGCCTCTGCCACGATCAAGTCAAAATCCTTCAGTATTTCATCTCCACTTCTGCCGACATAACCGTTTATGCGTTCATTTTCTGCAACAAGCAAATCTGCATACATTGAATTCTGGGAAGCCAAGGACAAACTCAGTGGCACTGACTTTTCCCTCACAATCTGATGAAGGAGCATGTTGAAGGTTCCATTCAGTGTCATTCCAAGCTGATCGAGGATTTCCTCGGCCTGTGCCTTGAGTTCCGTATCCGTTCTCAAACTGATTGTTGTGCTTGCCATAGAGATTCTCCCTCTTGAAAATCTATCACTCGAATGTACTGCAGTCAATACAATGTATATACATTGCATTGGGTGGTCAGCCCATTCTTGCCGAGGAACAAGAAAATTCCCTAAGCATTCTCAACTGATTGTTGGTTGGGTTGTCTCCAGCGGGAAGTTTCAACCCGGCTCCATGGAGGGCCGAACAGCAAAGTATAAGCAAGAAGGGTAAAATGAAATGAAATAGGTGAAAAAAATTGGCAACCTGTTTGTAACTTATTATTTACAAACAAATTGCCAAATCTTTTCTTGTAATTGCAAGACCGGAATTGAATCGGGGCGAAA includes:
- a CDS encoding tripartite tricarboxylate transporter substrate binding protein, which gives rise to MKKLLVLVMLLSLVLGSVFAQGGTEVSADSYPSGPVSVIVPYSAGGGTDLVARALVDAAKANFPKNIAVENRTGGGGAVGMSYGANAKADGSVISMITVELVTLPHTGTGAGLYYDQFKPIMMVNSAYSAITVQKDSPYNTLNEFLAAAKTKTMRVGNSGVGAIWHLAAAGLAKTAQVTFNHIPFDGAAPAITSLLGGHIDAVTVSYAEVASQVDAGNLKVLAVLAPERIAATPNIPTAKELGYDVAIGTWRGLGVPKATPQPIADKIEKIFTEASKSDAFVKFMNSSNNIIDAMDSTSYGAKLAKDNDMFKALIEELGLKQQ
- a CDS encoding bifunctional 4-hydroxy-2-oxoglutarate aldolase/2-dehydro-3-deoxy-phosphogluconate aldolase, which translates into the protein MNSIEQTLEAIAETKVISIIRGIEEEHAPLVIDALAKGGIRCLEITMNTEGALDMIEEASQNQELVVGAGTVLDVASARESIRRGARFVLSPSLDVHVITYCLDHGVLPVPGVFTPTEMYTAHKAGAPLIKIFPAGSVGPQYIKDLLGPFKGMKLLPVGGVSVDNTAAFIKAGAFAVGVGSYLANPALAKENAWETITHRATLFLEQAALR
- a CDS encoding sugar kinase yields the protein MKSRVVTIGESLVAFIPNAHTKLRYVQQFSKVVVGAESNVAVGLAKLGIESSWVSKVGNDEFGQFIIRELRAEGVDTLQVGMSDDHPTAIMFKQFSANLDSSVFYYRKGSAASTLTLADIDLEYLKQAKVLHLSGITPALSESCRKTVAELFRFAKQEGILISFDPNIRRKLWSEDEAKKTLKPLLLASDIALLGEDEGDLLLGTSDAQQISKLLLAAGVRAVGVKQGNRGSSVADASGFYRIDPYPVKVVDTIGAGDAFNAGFLAGFLEGRPIRECGTMGSLMGGLAVSSYGDTEGLPDRSTFDRLLAQKEEIHR
- a CDS encoding IclR family transcriptional regulator → MASSEHRTTARILDILETIASVQDGVSLSDLSRSLSIPKSSLHPLLCTLAERRYLHYLQREERYYLGESVFVLGNKYVNNHDVLEQIKDVLQQVNQKTGETLYFGVLSKRDVLYLAKADLHSQFRVVSNPGNKLPAYSTGYGKALLSQFLPEQIRELYPEGDLKPLTPQTVRNVEQLNTQLEGIRATGFAYEKGESTTGIQCVAVAIEVEGQVLAGMSIAVPEFRYTKEREEQFKTLLDHARSQIQRIIAGNKSQWIYSGEYNR
- a CDS encoding type II toxin-antitoxin system RelB/DinJ family antitoxin; amino-acid sequence: MASTTISLRTDTELKAQAEEILDQLGMTLNGTFNMLLHQIVREKSVPLSLSLASQNSMYADLLVAENERINGYVGRSGDEILKDFDLIVAEAEANYEV